Proteins from a single region of Apium graveolens cultivar Ventura chromosome 7, ASM990537v1, whole genome shotgun sequence:
- the LOC141673754 gene encoding uncharacterized protein LOC141673754 has product MFKEVKLECVPREKNSNADALAKMGSQQEAVLLGSIPLEVQEIPSIPEIEIMQVDEAPKETWMTPILAYICEGTLPEDKFKARRLRYQAARYVIYDKVLYKRGFNQPLLRCVDKEEENYILREVHEGICGNHSGVVRWQ; this is encoded by the coding sequence ATGTTCAAAGAAGTTAAATTGGAATGTGTTCCGCGGGAGAAGAACAGTAACGCGGATGCTCTAGCAAAAATGGGGTCGCAACAAGAGGCTGTGTTGTTAGGATCCATCCCTCTTGAAGTCCAGGAGATCCCCAGTATCCCAGAGATAGAAATTATGCAAGTggatgaggctcccaaggaaacatggatgacgcccattctGGCTTACATTTGCGAGGGAACACTCCCCGAGGATAAGTTTAAGGCCCGTCGACTCCGCTATCAGGCTGCAAGGTATGTGATATATGACAAAGTTCTGTACAAGAGAGGGTTTAATCAACCTCTGCTTAGATGTGTtgacaaagaagaagaaaattaCATCTTAAGGGAAGTACATGAGGGaatctgtggcaatcactcgggggtaGTTCGTTGGCAATGA